A genomic region of Janthinobacterium lividum contains the following coding sequences:
- a CDS encoding flagellin, which yields MAAVINTNIASLNSQRNLSTSQSALSTSLQRLSSGLRINSAKDDAAGLSISDRMTSQINGMTQATRNANDGVSLAQTAEGALSSSGDILQRIRQLAVQSSNATNSASDRQALQTEVGQLNSELNRIATTTSFNGQALLDGTMGTANFQVGADANQLISANGANFLTSTYGNNRVENAAVQAGTVSKAAAGALAISGKFGAATVATATTSSAKSIAAAVNAKTANTGVTADARTDANLTLGVEAYSFKINSDNSAPADAVTVSFAVTGTAGTAADFAAGINAINAQTAKTGVTAQYDASQGGIKLSNASGADIQITNTQTNTVLSVGTYDEKGVKLASPQTVAASTASAVANGRVTFDGDSSFSVSETTATGLGLSGAAAGVNKGSTLKAVSTLDVTTFDGAQLALKITDAALSTVNSQRAQYGALQSRFSSAISNLQSTTENLSASRSRIVDTDFAAETASLTRGQILQQAGTAMLAQANSLPNGVLSLLRG from the coding sequence ATGGCTGCAGTAATTAACACCAACATCGCTTCCCTGAACTCGCAACGCAACCTGTCGACCTCGCAATCGGCCTTGAGCACCTCGCTGCAACGCCTGTCCTCCGGTCTGCGTATTAACAGCGCCAAAGACGATGCCGCCGGCCTGTCGATTTCCGACCGCATGACGTCGCAAATCAACGGCATGACGCAAGCCACCCGCAACGCCAACGACGGCGTGTCGCTGGCGCAAACGGCTGAGGGCGCACTGTCGAGCTCGGGCGACATCCTGCAACGCATCCGCCAACTGGCCGTGCAATCGTCGAACGCCACCAACTCGGCCAGCGACCGTCAAGCGCTGCAAACCGAAGTCGGCCAGCTGAATTCCGAACTGAACCGTATCGCTACCACCACCTCGTTCAACGGCCAGGCTTTGCTGGACGGCACGATGGGTACGGCGAACTTCCAGGTCGGCGCCGATGCCAACCAACTGATTTCGGCCAATGGCGCGAACTTCCTGACCAGCACCTACGGCAACAACCGCGTGGAAAATGCCGCAGTCCAAGCCGGCACGGTCAGCAAAGCCGCCGCTGGTGCCCTGGCAATTTCGGGCAAGTTTGGCGCCGCAACCGTTGCCACCGCAACCACTTCGTCGGCCAAGTCGATCGCTGCCGCCGTGAATGCCAAAACTGCCAATACCGGCGTAACGGCTGACGCGCGTACCGACGCCAACCTGACGTTGGGCGTGGAAGCATATTCCTTCAAGATCAATTCGGATAACTCCGCCCCAGCGGACGCCGTCACCGTATCGTTCGCCGTCACTGGCACTGCCGGTACAGCTGCCGACTTCGCCGCTGGCATCAACGCAATCAATGCGCAAACGGCCAAAACCGGCGTGACTGCCCAGTACGATGCTTCGCAAGGCGGCATCAAACTGAGCAACGCAAGTGGCGCAGACATCCAGATCACCAACACGCAAACCAATACGGTATTGAGCGTGGGCACCTATGATGAAAAAGGTGTCAAGCTGGCTTCGCCGCAAACAGTTGCAGCGTCGACGGCATCGGCAGTTGCCAACGGCCGCGTCACCTTCGACGGCGACAGCAGCTTCTCGGTCAGCGAAACAACTGCAACTGGCTTGGGCCTGTCGGGTGCAGCTGCAGGCGTGAACAAGGGCTCGACCCTGAAAGCAGTGTCCACCCTGGATGTGACGACCTTTGATGGCGCTCAGCTGGCACTGAAGATCACGGATGCAGCCTTGTCCACGGTCAACAGCCAACGCGCACAGTACGGCGCTTTGCAATCGCGCTTCTCCTCGGCGATCAGCAACCTGCAATCGACGACGGAAAACCTGTCTGCCTCGCGCAGCCGCATCGTCGATACCGACTTTGCTGCAGAAACGGCCAGCCTGACCCGTGGCCAGATCCTGCAACAAGCTGGTACCGCCATGCTGGCACAAGCGAACTCGTTGCCAAACGGCGTGCTGAGCCTGCTGCGCGGCTAA
- a CDS encoding flagellar protein FlaG: MTIDTIAAASAARIDKNYPSTEAAIARPQTVRSANTGIDATANKAKEPSREELDQAVSELNQSPQVKTQGLQFSIDEDSQRTVVKVIDQETQEVLRQIPTREALEIAKSFASAKGQLISQSA, translated from the coding sequence ATGACTATCGACACCATAGCTGCCGCCTCCGCAGCGCGCATCGACAAGAACTATCCATCCACGGAAGCGGCTATCGCACGCCCGCAGACGGTACGCAGCGCGAACACCGGCATCGACGCGACGGCCAACAAAGCCAAGGAACCGAGCCGCGAAGAGTTGGACCAGGCCGTTTCGGAACTGAACCAGTCGCCACAGGTCAAAACCCAGGGCTTGCAATTTTCCATCGACGAAGACAGCCAGCGTACCGTGGTCAAAGTGATTGACCAGGAAACGCAGGAAGTCCTGCGCCAGATCCCCACCCGGGAAGCGCTGGAAATCGCCAAGTCATTTGCCTCGGCAAAAGGCCAACTGATCAGCCAGAGCGCCTGA
- a CDS encoding flagellar protein FliT — protein MMTNQEVLTTYEAMQTLTGQMVTAATNADWDELEALEQRISAHVATLKANEEKVVLESAGRQRKVALIKQILEDDRKIRDLTMPWMAQLSKLINSTGTERRLANAYGA, from the coding sequence ATGATGACGAATCAAGAAGTCCTGACCACCTACGAAGCCATGCAGACCCTGACGGGCCAGATGGTAACCGCCGCCACCAACGCCGACTGGGACGAGCTCGAAGCGCTGGAACAGCGCATCAGCGCGCATGTAGCCACGCTGAAGGCGAATGAAGAAAAAGTCGTGCTGGAAAGTGCTGGCCGCCAGCGCAAGGTTGCCCTGATCAAGCAGATCCTGGAAGACGACCGCAAGATCCGCGACCTGACCATGCCATGGATGGCACAATTGTCCAAGCTGATCAACAGCACCGGCACTGAACGGCGCCTGGCCAACGCCTACGGCGCGTAA
- the fliD gene encoding flagellar filament capping protein FliD, which yields MAIAPTLSSPGIGNSILDVNSIIEKLMTAESAPLAGYDKKTASYQAKLSALGTLSGAVGAFQTSLSGLSNSNNFRAVSAMPGDPLVFTATAGAKAVAGNYNINVSQLAQSQTLTSAGYASKISTIGSGAKTTISFQLGKVAGGTFGMNGTALSGATLQNGISNGSLTLNGTAIPTDSTIKSARALAEAINAKSSTTGVTATAQPAASSATLFAGYGNVATGADGTYALSVGGINIVTQGNGVAAGAGITGASLDTTLAGPNAISNALADANITVTGKAADGTLQFTRADGTNIQIEEVVTGDVKGGIGHASTATNTGFNVTVASSITLSSTNGSPITVAGSNPAAAGLTAGTGGAYIGSGFTQDATQATGTVVIDSTNNSLQGIRDAINNAGLGVTASIVSDGSDKPHHLVLSSAKSGANSSMKISLSGSDGQPADSALSDLLSYDASGTQNLKQNSAAQNTMLSVNGIPITNTSNSIDSAIEGVTLNVLKVGSSSLSVSKDTSTVKTSVTAFVKAYNDLNASIAKMTSYNAETKQAGVMLGDSTTQSIQSQLRKQLSTSISGLAGNLKTLDQVGITFQKDGSLVLDSAVLDKAISANFSDVAGLFSALGKTTDSNVSFTSSTAATKPGTYALNITNMASQGTLKGALTLPASTTIASDTTWSVTLNDTDPAAAKNTATVTIPAGNYTPAQLAGMIQSSINGVKTFSENGGSVTASIDGSGRLVVASARYGSVSNLAVASVTGTGVESLIGAGITPTKGTDVAGTIGGQPVIGSGQTLTGAPGSPADGLKVEVTGGGLGDRGTVSFSQGYAYQLNNMAASFLGTDGLITGRTTGINNSIKDVADQRQRFADKLNTIEARYRAQYSRLDVTLSKLTSTQTYLTQQLASIAANR from the coding sequence GTGGCCATCGCACCAACCTTATCCTCCCCGGGCATCGGCAACAGCATCCTGGACGTGAACTCCATCATCGAAAAGCTGATGACCGCCGAATCGGCGCCCCTGGCAGGCTATGACAAGAAAACCGCTTCCTACCAGGCCAAGCTGAGTGCGCTGGGCACCCTGAGCGGCGCCGTGGGCGCCTTCCAGACGTCGCTCTCCGGCCTGAGCAACAGTAACAATTTCCGCGCCGTCTCGGCAATGCCTGGCGACCCGCTGGTATTTACGGCCACGGCCGGCGCCAAGGCCGTGGCCGGCAACTACAATATCAATGTCAGCCAGCTGGCGCAATCGCAAACCTTGACCTCGGCCGGCTACGCCAGCAAGATTTCCACCATCGGCTCGGGCGCCAAGACGACCATTTCCTTCCAGCTCGGTAAAGTTGCCGGCGGCACCTTCGGCATGAACGGCACGGCGCTCAGCGGCGCGACTTTGCAAAATGGCATCAGCAACGGCTCCCTGACACTGAATGGCACGGCCATTCCCACGGATAGCACGATCAAGAGCGCGCGCGCGCTGGCCGAAGCCATCAATGCCAAGAGCAGTACCACGGGCGTGACGGCCACTGCACAGCCGGCCGCCAGCAGCGCCACCCTGTTCGCCGGCTATGGCAATGTTGCCACCGGTGCCGATGGCACCTATGCGCTGTCCGTCGGCGGCATCAATATCGTTACGCAAGGCAATGGCGTAGCTGCGGGCGCAGGCATCACTGGCGCCTCGCTCGACACCACCCTGGCCGGCCCCAACGCCATCTCGAATGCGCTGGCCGATGCCAATATCACCGTCACCGGCAAGGCGGCCGACGGCACCTTGCAATTTACGCGCGCCGACGGCACGAACATCCAGATCGAGGAAGTGGTGACGGGCGACGTCAAGGGCGGCATCGGCCATGCGTCCACGGCCACCAACACGGGCTTCAACGTCACCGTCGCCAGTTCCATCACGCTCAGTTCGACCAACGGCAGCCCCATCACGGTTGCCGGCAGCAATCCGGCCGCGGCCGGACTGACGGCCGGCACGGGCGGCGCCTATATCGGTAGCGGCTTTACCCAGGATGCGACGCAGGCGACGGGCACGGTGGTCATCGATTCCACGAACAACTCGCTGCAAGGCATCCGCGACGCCATCAACAATGCGGGTCTGGGCGTGACCGCCAGCATCGTTTCCGATGGTTCGGACAAGCCCCACCATCTGGTGCTGAGCTCGGCAAAGTCGGGCGCCAATTCAAGCATGAAGATTTCACTCAGCGGCAGCGATGGCCAGCCAGCCGACAGCGCGCTGAGCGACTTGCTGTCGTACGACGCGTCGGGCACGCAAAACCTGAAACAGAACAGCGCCGCGCAGAACACCATGCTCAGCGTCAATGGCATTCCCATCACGAACACTTCGAACAGCATCGACAGCGCCATCGAAGGCGTCACCCTGAACGTGCTGAAGGTGGGCAGCAGCTCCTTGTCCGTTTCCAAGGATACGTCGACGGTGAAGACCAGCGTCACCGCCTTTGTCAAGGCTTACAACGACTTGAACGCGTCGATCGCCAAGATGACGTCCTACAATGCGGAAACCAAGCAGGCCGGCGTCATGCTGGGCGATTCGACCACGCAATCGATCCAGTCGCAGTTGCGCAAGCAGCTGAGCACCTCGATCAGTGGCTTGGCCGGCAACTTGAAGACCCTGGACCAGGTCGGCATTACCTTCCAGAAAGACGGCAGCCTGGTGCTGGACTCGGCCGTGCTGGACAAGGCCATCAGCGCCAACTTCTCGGACGTGGCCGGCCTCTTCTCCGCGCTGGGGAAAACCACGGACAGCAACGTCAGCTTCACCAGTTCGACGGCCGCCACCAAGCCTGGCACGTATGCGCTGAACATCACCAACATGGCCAGCCAGGGCACCCTGAAGGGCGCCCTGACCTTGCCAGCATCGACGACGATCGCCAGCGACACCACCTGGAGCGTCACCCTGAACGACACGGACCCTGCGGCGGCCAAGAATACGGCCACCGTGACCATTCCTGCCGGTAACTATACGCCCGCCCAGCTGGCTGGCATGATCCAGTCGTCGATCAACGGGGTGAAGACCTTCAGTGAAAACGGCGGATCGGTGACGGCTTCGATCGATGGCAGCGGCCGCCTGGTAGTAGCGTCGGCCCGGTATGGTTCCGTCTCCAACCTGGCCGTGGCCAGCGTGACCGGTACGGGCGTCGAGTCGCTGATCGGCGCCGGCATCACCCCCACCAAGGGCACGGACGTGGCCGGCACCATCGGCGGCCAGCCCGTCATCGGTTCGGGCCAGACCCTGACAGGCGCGCCCGGTTCGCCGGCCGACGGCCTGAAGGTCGAAGTGACGGGCGGTGGCCTGGGCGACCGGGGCACGGTGAGCTTTTCGCAAGGCTATGCCTACCAGCTGAACAACATGGCCGCCTCCTTCCTTGGTACGGACGGCCTCATCACGGGCCGCACCACAGGTATCAATAACAGCATCAAGGATGTGGCCGACCAGCGCCAGCGCTTTGCCGACAAGCTCAATACCATCGAGGCGCGCTACCGCGCCCAGTATTCGCGCCTGGACGTGACGCTGAGCAAATTAACGTCCACGCAAACTTATTTGACCCAGCAGCTGGCCTCCATCGCCGCCAACCGCTAA
- the fliS gene encoding flagellar export chaperone FliS, with product MFGTQQRGVNAYAKVGLETGIVSASPHKLIVMLYDGALVAVLSAQMHMKSGNVPEKGKSISKAIQIIDNGLRASLDKEAGGQIAEGLDALYEYMSARLLTANLNNDITLLEEVQRLLTDLRETWNAIGATPAAIPGADLKRMPSLASA from the coding sequence ATGTTTGGAACCCAACAACGCGGCGTCAATGCCTATGCCAAGGTCGGCCTGGAAACGGGTATCGTTTCGGCCTCGCCGCACAAGCTGATCGTGATGCTGTACGACGGCGCCCTGGTGGCTGTGCTCAGCGCGCAGATGCACATGAAATCGGGCAATGTGCCGGAAAAAGGCAAGTCCATCTCGAAAGCCATCCAGATCATCGACAATGGCTTGCGCGCCAGCCTGGACAAGGAAGCGGGCGGCCAGATCGCCGAAGGCCTCGACGCCCTGTATGAGTACATGAGCGCGCGCCTGCTGACGGCCAATCTGAACAACGATATTACCCTGCTGGAAGAAGTGCAGCGCCTGCTGACCGACCTGCGCGAAACCTGGAACGCCATCGGCGCCACCCCCGCCGCCATTCCCGGTGCCGATTTGAAACGTATGCCCAGCCTTGCGAGCGCCTGA